One genomic region from Brachionichthys hirsutus isolate HB-005 chromosome 24, CSIRO-AGI_Bhir_v1, whole genome shotgun sequence encodes:
- the LOC137911942 gene encoding ly6/PLAUR domain-containing protein 6-like translates to MMEAWPTLASVLLMTNIADWLKTVQSRDFTITDIIQLHPSTTPHPGGFKCFTCQDAADNYDCNRWAPDVYCPKDARYCHTLHMMDNHGDSVSVTKRCVSLESCLHTGCTDVADNSYQVCSSCCEGNICNMLVPKNESAAVFSSTSPLVSLSRRILPTTASCVASIAAFTSVLNH, encoded by the exons ATGATGGAGGCCTGGCCGACATTGGCCTCGGTCCTGCTCATGACCAACATCGCCGATTGGCTGAAAACTGTCCAATCACGGGACTTCACCATCACGGACATCATCCAGCTGCATCCCTCAA CtacgccccatcctgggggcTTCAAGTGCTTCACATGTCAAGACGCTGCAGATAACTACGATTGTAATCGCTGGGCACCGGATGTCTACTGCCCAAAAG ATGCCAGATACTGTCACACGCTCCACATGATGGACAACCACGGAGACAGCGTGTCTGTGACCAAGCGGTGCGTGTCCCTGGAGAGCTGCCTGCACACTGGATGCACTGATGTTGCTGATAATAGCTATCAG GTGTGCTCTTCCTGCTGCGAGGGTAACATCTGCAACATGTTGGTACCCAAAAATGAGAGCGCCGCCgttttctcctccacctcccctctGGTCAGTCTGAGCAGGAGGATCCTCCCCACGACGGCGAGCTGCGTCGCCTCCATTGCCGCCTTTACATCCGTCCTGAATCATTAG